One segment of Brassica napus cultivar Da-Ae chromosome C3, Da-Ae, whole genome shotgun sequence DNA contains the following:
- the LOC106436274 gene encoding protein WVD2-like 2, whose product MDKNPSSSITVTGSSTGSAECTTDHNLVAHDGSSDHKKKLNTPSPKTLGMNYTVPKPFSLSPASRRTPVGYNNNNPPGNAVSRNSSSRSRGSQTNLPLTARKTVRDQKKHHDEEEEDSFSVASSTATSVRSKVTIGVAPTFRSTSRVERRKEFYKKLEDKQEALEEEKRENEKRLKEEQEVVTKQLRKNMVYKANPVPNFYYETPPPKLPLKKFPLTRPKSPNLNRRKSCSETVNSSHQEVKGKPFARRRHSVDGCKKESKASKNIPSTPNVKKFTKETPTKSEEVYGRSKSGHEGEVGEKCIDVVSEA is encoded by the exons ATGGATAAGAACCCAAGCAGTAGTATCACTGTCACAGGAAGTTCAACTGGATCAGCAGAATGCACTACTGATCACAACTTGGTTGCCCATGACGGATCTTCTGACCATAAGAAAAAGCTAAACACACCTTCGCCTAAAACCCTTGGTATGAATTACACTGTTCCAAAGCCATTCTCTCTGTCACCTGCTTCCAGAAGAACACCTGTTggatataataataataacccCCCGGGAAATGCTGTTAGCCGCAACTCTTCTTCAAGATCTAGAGGTTCACAG ACAAATTTGCCTCTAACAGCTAGGAAGACTGTGAGAGATCAGAAGAAGCaccatgatgaagaagaagaagatagctTTTCTGTTGCTTCCTC AACAGCTACATCTGTAAGAAGTAAGGTAACGATTGGAGTTGCTCCAACATTTAGGAGCACATCGCGGGTAGAGAGACGTAAAGAG TTTTACAAGAAACTAGAGGACAAGCAGGAAGCACttgaggaagagaagagagaaaacgaGAAAAGGCTCAAG GAAGAGCAAGAAGTAGTCACTAAGCAACTCCGGAAGAACATGGTTTACAAAGCTAATCCTGTACCAAATTTTTACTACGAAACTCCTCCACCGAAACTTCCATTGAAAAAG TTTCCTCTGACTCGGCCCAAGTCACCAAACCTTAACCGTAGAAAGAGCTGCAGCGAGACAGTTAACTCTTCACATCAGGAGGTGAAAGGGAAGCCTTTTGCTCGACGTAGACACAGTGTAGACGGTTGCAAGAAAGAATCCAAAGCGAGTAAAAATATCCCAAGCACTCCAAATGTGAAAAAGTTCACAAAGGAAACTCCAACAAAGTCTGAAGAAGTTTATGGAAGAAGCAAGAGTGGCCATGAGGGAGAGGTAGGTGAGAAATGCATTGATGTTGTGAGTGAAGCTTAG
- the LOC106436278 gene encoding B3 domain-containing protein At4g05630 translates to MGRKNDVSYSQAEGWHITITLTESDTCSSDTITIPKEQVEAKLFPWWSVKRSEGLLEPNSFEMVHLYEYESQVTTAVAMKRDENGNFKLHGWSCVQGKRKFRTGDVVVFWWDKNFGRLNFELLMLANESLLT, encoded by the coding sequence ATGGGAAGAAAAAATGATGTGTCGTATAGTCAAGCCGAGGGATGGCACATCACGATAACGTTGACCGAATCAGACACATGTTCCAGCGATACAATAACGATACCAAAAGAACAGGTAGAAGCGAAGTTATTCCCTTGGTGGTCTGTCAAACGTTCCGAAGGATTGTTAGAACCTAACTCGTTTGAGATGGTGCATCTCTATGAGTATGAATCTCAAGTAACAACAGCTGTGGCCATGAAAAGAGACGAAAATGGAAACTTCAAACTACATGGGTGGTCGTGCGTTCAGGGGAAGAGAAAGTTCAGGACAGGAGATGTTGTTGTGTTTTGGTGGGATAAAAATTTTGGTAGACTTAATTTTGAACTACTCATGCTTGCTAATGAATCTCTTTTAACCTGA